One Cryptosporangium phraense DNA segment encodes these proteins:
- a CDS encoding TetR/AcrR family transcriptional regulator gives MDQISVLWDEPPTPKRGPRPAFTRTDIARAGIDLADAEGLAAVTMQRIAEALGVTKMALYRYVPGKAELVALMVDIGMGPPEPFGTGSRAEAGRPSEAGGPGEAGRPGEAGKPAEAGGPGEAGGPGEAGWRAVLDAWTRGIFARFWAHPWALEATLGPRVIGPNETAWTESALAALTETGLTGAEALDLVATLAGHARNLAQQGIATGGEGAVEAGFRVALTRHSDRYPAVAAAWASAAGGGRDDALTFGLERILDGVEAYLKTR, from the coding sequence ATGGATCAGATCTCTGTGTTGTGGGACGAGCCGCCGACACCCAAGCGCGGCCCGCGGCCGGCGTTCACCCGGACCGACATCGCCCGGGCGGGCATCGACCTGGCCGACGCCGAGGGGCTGGCCGCGGTGACCATGCAGCGCATCGCCGAGGCGCTGGGGGTGACGAAGATGGCGCTGTACCGGTATGTGCCGGGGAAGGCCGAGCTGGTGGCGCTGATGGTCGACATCGGAATGGGCCCGCCGGAGCCGTTCGGGACCGGCTCGCGGGCCGAAGCGGGGCGGCCGTCCGAAGCAGGAGGGCCGGGCGAAGCAGGGCGGCCGGGCGAAGCGGGGAAGCCGGCCGAAGCAGGGGGGCCGGGCGAAGCAGGGGGGCCGGGCGAAGCGGGGTGGCGGGCTGTTCTCGATGCCTGGACGCGCGGGATCTTCGCGCGGTTCTGGGCCCACCCGTGGGCGCTGGAGGCGACCCTCGGCCCCCGGGTGATCGGGCCGAACGAGACGGCCTGGACCGAGTCCGCGCTGGCCGCGCTGACCGAGACGGGGCTGACCGGCGCCGAGGCGCTCGACCTGGTGGCGACGCTGGCCGGGCACGCCCGCAACCTGGCTCAGCAGGGGATCGCGACCGGTGGGGAGGGGGCGGTGGAGGCGGGGTTCCGGGTCGCGTTGACCCGTCACTCCGACCGGTACCCGGCAGTGGCCGCGGCCTGGGCGTCGGCTGCCGGGGGCGGCCGGGATGACGCACTGACGTTCGGCCTGGAGCGCATCCTGGACGGAGTCGAGGCGTACCTCAAGACTCGCTGA
- a CDS encoding FAD-dependent monooxygenase: MPKILISGAGIAGPALASALSRRGHGPGPGHGHGHGHGHGHDHDVTVVEVAPNLRESGFAVDFRGPTHERVLERLGVLDELRALQTGGSAMITVDAQDREIFRLPAEFTGGDLEVLRRDLSAVLYRRSAPHTDYRFGTSITALSESPEGVRVELSSGERLTADLVVGADGVRSAVRRLRFGPHERFVKNLGYCIAGWSFPTDLDLGPDARHYGVPGRTAALSGGNGTATALAVFTAPEEIPYDDPRGLIRRTYADLGWHVPEMLAGLSEASDIYFDAISRVSARSWTTGRVALLGDAAWGVTLGGMGVGTGIVGAYVLAGELASSGGDVATALAAYEQRMRPYAGRWQRGAHPGRFLAPKTAYGLWARNTMLSNALVRRSMLGGTRKLADEPALPAYN; encoded by the coding sequence ATGCCCAAGATCCTGATCTCCGGCGCCGGAATTGCCGGCCCCGCCCTCGCCTCCGCCCTGTCCCGCCGCGGCCACGGCCCCGGCCCCGGCCACGGCCACGGCCACGGCCACGGCCACGGCCACGACCACGACGTCACGGTCGTCGAGGTAGCCCCGAACCTGCGCGAGTCCGGCTTCGCCGTGGACTTCCGCGGCCCCACCCACGAACGCGTGCTCGAGCGCCTCGGCGTCCTCGACGAACTGCGCGCCCTCCAGACCGGCGGGTCGGCGATGATCACCGTCGACGCCCAGGACCGGGAGATCTTCCGGCTCCCGGCCGAGTTCACCGGCGGCGACCTCGAGGTACTCCGCCGCGACCTCTCGGCGGTGCTGTACCGGCGCAGCGCCCCGCACACCGACTACCGCTTCGGCACGTCGATCACCGCGCTCAGCGAGTCGCCGGAAGGCGTCCGCGTGGAATTGAGCAGTGGGGAGCGGCTGACCGCGGACCTGGTGGTCGGAGCGGACGGAGTCCGGTCGGCGGTCCGCCGGCTGCGGTTCGGTCCGCACGAGCGGTTCGTGAAGAACCTCGGCTACTGCATCGCGGGCTGGAGCTTCCCGACCGACCTCGACCTCGGGCCGGACGCGCGCCACTACGGCGTGCCGGGCCGCACCGCGGCCCTGTCCGGCGGGAACGGCACCGCGACCGCGCTCGCGGTCTTCACCGCGCCCGAGGAGATCCCGTACGACGACCCCCGCGGCCTGATCCGGCGCACCTACGCCGACCTCGGGTGGCACGTCCCGGAGATGCTGGCTGGCCTCTCCGAGGCCTCCGACATCTACTTCGACGCGATCAGCCGCGTCTCGGCCCGGTCCTGGACGACCGGCCGCGTCGCGCTACTGGGGGACGCCGCCTGGGGCGTCACGCTGGGCGGAATGGGCGTCGGGACCGGGATCGTCGGGGCCTACGTGCTGGCCGGGGAGCTGGCGTCGTCCGGCGGTGACGTGGCCACCGCGCTGGCCGCCTACGAGCAGCGGATGCGCCCCTACGCGGGCCGCTGGCAGCGGGGCGCGCACCCGGGCCGGTTCCTGGCCCCGAAGACCGCCTACGGCCTGTGGGCCCGCAACACGATGCTGAGCAACGCGCTGGTCCGCCGCTCGATGCTCGGCGGCACCCGCAAGCTCGCCGACGAACCCGCCCTGCCGGCCTACAACTAA
- a CDS encoding LysR family transcriptional regulator codes for MDRRQLEYFLTIVATGSFTSAGRRLRVAQPSLSQAIRALERDLGTPLFDRLGRGVGLTAAGEALVRPAKQVLRDFATARASVESVIGLTGGRLDIVALTTLAVDPLAGLIGRFRSDHERVDVRVTDPELDDAVTRMVLSGECELGLAESPGGVDGLDHLRLPDQEFYAVLPPGDGAEPGRPIPVDELAGRPLVSTPEGTAMRTLVDRELSLCGAPPRVAVETTHRAAIVPLVLAGAGATLLPLCLAEDAAGRGAVVVSTTPRLRHGAVMTWRTGGLSPAATAFVALARELPRDV; via the coding sequence ATGGATCGCCGCCAGCTCGAATACTTCCTCACGATCGTCGCGACCGGCAGCTTCACCAGCGCCGGACGGCGGCTCCGGGTGGCGCAGCCCTCGCTCTCGCAGGCGATCCGGGCCCTGGAACGGGATCTCGGCACCCCGCTCTTCGACCGGCTGGGCCGCGGGGTCGGCCTGACCGCGGCCGGCGAGGCCCTGGTCCGCCCGGCCAAGCAGGTGCTGCGCGACTTCGCGACCGCGCGGGCGTCGGTCGAGAGCGTGATCGGGCTGACCGGTGGCCGCCTCGACATCGTCGCGCTCACCACGCTGGCCGTCGACCCGCTGGCCGGCCTGATCGGACGGTTCCGGTCCGACCACGAGCGGGTGGACGTCCGGGTCACCGACCCGGAGCTCGACGACGCGGTGACCCGGATGGTGCTGTCCGGGGAGTGCGAGCTCGGGTTGGCCGAGTCGCCCGGCGGGGTCGACGGGCTGGACCACTTACGCCTGCCCGACCAGGAGTTCTACGCGGTGCTCCCGCCCGGCGACGGGGCCGAGCCGGGCCGTCCGATCCCGGTCGACGAGCTGGCCGGGCGGCCGCTGGTGTCCACCCCGGAGGGCACCGCGATGCGGACGCTGGTCGACCGCGAGCTGAGCCTGTGCGGCGCGCCGCCGCGGGTCGCGGTCGAGACCACGCACCGGGCCGCGATCGTGCCGCTCGTGCTGGCCGGGGCGGGCGCGACGCTGCTCCCGCTCTGCCTGGCCGAGGACGCGGCCGGCCGCGGCGCCGTCGTCGTGTCCACCACCCCGCGCCTGCGGCACGGCGCGGTCATGACCTGGCGCACCGGAGGGCTCTCGCCCGCCGCCACCGCGTTCGTCGCCCTGGCCCGCGAGTTGCCCCGGGACGTCTAA
- a CDS encoding DUF3604 domain-containing protein: MDHSAGSYTDRQRDDLTRVLAFNRRLAAAIDEGRDVSAVVALLDPDPLRYMWVDEGGGRLTDYLAAAGSALSAAPPLAGHRRVAGSSVGGEASAARPSVAVAEDGRTLHAWIEWEDGAGERVVARLDRDAPVVLTAEAADCFRPTAAFDADGRPWVFYGQADEKGQVDVYAHRLGGAPERIGGAGHPSFNQEVATGPGGLEVVWQGPHGTGFGVWSRRSTGTGTGWTDARLVSEGTDGNAWDPSVARLPDGRSVYAWSEYVDGSYRVVVRTGDGPIRPLTAGTDYALHPSLAVTSDGAIWCAFDVIAVHGHGGSGPTRLRPRSELDEAPAVVGARAPGDSVPPELLPDVTAALRVVRVTDEGLFEAEGVLAPGLDVVPGGLPRLAADPAGGLTVAYRVHRRLPLMTYYWEVAAQTLGESGWSAPVTFAGSDGTLEEPAVAAAPDGVRIAWQADGRLDRSLTWTEGFGGRECPVLLEHLGSVVWHGMHGVGEIRSAVLPPAPGPAAATRPLPVVESNARREARAWLGSEDRYVTEVDGEELTLYWGDLHRHSLVSRCTSGDEPSLEDFYRYGWDVCDYDFWAVTDHSENSSAYQWWSIQKIADLFRVDGRFVPLYGFEWTGNTGHQNVIYGDVGRGAPIYSSFAEGSRTPDELWAALRTHPDHPALTIPHHPGSAMIPFDWAYADDEYLRLVEVFQACRGNYEQDGVFRQYSDATRHGTFVADGLRRGQRFGLIASSDHGNGASYVGVYAPRLDREHVFGALHARRAFGATTRGLMLDVRVGGAFMGQDIRHRGPVEIEVTARGFRDLARIELVRDTETVRVHQPETPGATPVRIEFGGSAVPTDWSGSLRIEGGSILPTPYWSPEITAVTADEVRWSASTYSFGEPYGAQRGGVELTLVGPPDASVHLRTAQGDADATLEKVRTLQFPGGDGGRLAVVPSTGGLTSLGTTHTQLTWTDDPGAGAYYYVRVYQIDGEMAWSSPVWVDAD; this comes from the coding sequence TTGGACCATTCTGCTGGCAGCTACACCGATCGGCAGCGGGACGACCTCACGCGGGTGCTCGCGTTCAACCGCCGTCTGGCCGCGGCGATCGACGAGGGCCGGGACGTGTCCGCGGTCGTCGCGCTGCTGGACCCGGACCCGCTCCGGTACATGTGGGTCGACGAGGGCGGCGGCCGCCTCACCGACTACCTCGCCGCCGCCGGGTCCGCGCTCTCCGCCGCGCCGCCGTTGGCCGGCCACCGCCGGGTGGCCGGCTCGTCCGTCGGTGGGGAGGCGTCGGCCGCGCGGCCCTCGGTGGCGGTGGCCGAGGACGGGCGGACCCTGCACGCCTGGATCGAGTGGGAGGACGGCGCCGGCGAGCGGGTCGTCGCCCGCCTCGACCGGGACGCCCCCGTCGTGCTGACCGCGGAGGCCGCGGACTGCTTCCGCCCCACGGCCGCGTTCGACGCCGACGGCCGGCCCTGGGTGTTCTACGGCCAGGCCGACGAGAAAGGCCAGGTCGACGTCTACGCGCACCGGCTCGGCGGGGCGCCGGAGCGGATCGGCGGCGCCGGGCACCCGAGCTTCAACCAGGAGGTCGCCACCGGCCCGGGCGGCCTCGAGGTCGTCTGGCAGGGCCCGCACGGCACCGGCTTCGGCGTCTGGTCGCGCCGAAGCACCGGCACCGGCACCGGCTGGACCGACGCCCGACTCGTCAGCGAGGGCACCGACGGCAACGCCTGGGACCCGTCGGTGGCCCGGCTCCCGGACGGCCGGAGCGTCTACGCCTGGTCGGAGTACGTCGACGGGTCGTACCGGGTGGTCGTCCGCACCGGCGACGGCCCGATCCGGCCGCTCACCGCGGGCACCGACTACGCGCTGCACCCGAGCCTCGCGGTCACGTCCGACGGCGCGATCTGGTGCGCGTTCGACGTGATCGCGGTCCACGGGCACGGCGGGTCGGGGCCCACCCGGCTCCGGCCGCGGTCCGAACTGGACGAGGCTCCGGCCGTCGTCGGGGCCCGGGCGCCCGGCGACTCGGTACCGCCCGAGCTGCTGCCCGACGTCACGGCCGCGCTCCGGGTGGTCCGGGTGACCGACGAGGGCCTGTTCGAGGCTGAGGGCGTGCTGGCGCCGGGGCTCGACGTCGTCCCGGGCGGGCTGCCCCGGCTGGCCGCCGACCCGGCCGGCGGGCTCACCGTCGCCTACCGGGTGCACCGGCGGCTGCCGCTGATGACGTACTACTGGGAGGTCGCGGCCCAGACGCTCGGGGAGTCGGGCTGGTCGGCGCCGGTGACGTTCGCGGGCAGCGACGGCACGCTCGAGGAACCGGCCGTCGCCGCCGCGCCGGACGGCGTCCGGATCGCCTGGCAGGCCGACGGCCGCCTCGACCGCAGCCTGACCTGGACCGAGGGCTTCGGCGGCCGCGAGTGCCCGGTCCTGCTCGAGCACCTCGGCTCGGTCGTCTGGCACGGCATGCACGGCGTCGGCGAGATCCGCTCCGCGGTGCTCCCACCGGCGCCGGGACCGGCCGCCGCGACCCGGCCCCTCCCGGTCGTCGAGAGCAACGCCCGGCGCGAGGCCCGAGCCTGGCTCGGCTCCGAGGACCGCTACGTCACCGAGGTCGACGGGGAGGAGCTCACGCTCTACTGGGGCGACCTGCACCGGCATTCGCTGGTCAGCCGCTGCACCTCGGGCGACGAACCGTCGCTGGAGGACTTCTACCGCTACGGCTGGGACGTCTGCGACTACGACTTCTGGGCCGTCACCGACCACTCCGAGAACAGCAGCGCCTACCAGTGGTGGTCGATCCAGAAGATCGCCGACCTCTTCCGCGTCGACGGCCGCTTCGTCCCGCTCTACGGCTTCGAGTGGACCGGCAACACCGGGCACCAGAACGTCATCTACGGCGACGTCGGCCGCGGCGCCCCGATCTACTCGAGCTTCGCCGAGGGTTCGCGCACCCCCGACGAGCTCTGGGCCGCGCTGCGGACCCACCCCGACCATCCGGCCCTGACGATCCCGCATCACCCCGGCTCGGCGATGATCCCGTTCGACTGGGCCTACGCCGACGACGAGTACCTGCGGCTGGTCGAGGTGTTCCAGGCCTGCCGGGGCAACTACGAGCAGGACGGCGTCTTCCGCCAGTACTCGGACGCGACCCGGCACGGCACGTTCGTCGCCGACGGCCTGCGGCGCGGGCAGCGGTTCGGCCTGATCGCCAGCTCCGACCACGGCAACGGCGCCAGCTACGTCGGCGTCTACGCCCCGCGCCTCGACCGGGAGCACGTCTTCGGGGCCCTGCACGCCCGGCGCGCGTTCGGCGCCACCACCCGGGGGCTGATGCTCGACGTCCGGGTCGGCGGCGCGTTCATGGGCCAGGACATCCGGCACCGCGGCCCGGTCGAGATCGAGGTCACCGCGCGGGGCTTCCGCGACCTGGCCCGGATCGAACTCGTCCGCGACACCGAGACCGTGCGCGTCCATCAGCCCGAGACCCCGGGCGCGACCCCGGTCCGGATCGAGTTCGGCGGCAGCGCGGTCCCCACCGACTGGTCCGGCTCGCTGCGCATCGAGGGCGGCTCGATCCTCCCGACGCCGTACTGGTCACCGGAGATCACCGCGGTCACCGCCGACGAGGTCCGCTGGTCGGCGTCCACGTACTCGTTCGGGGAGCCCTACGGCGCGCAGCGGGGTGGCGTCGAACTGACGCTGGTGGGCCCGCCCGACGCGAGCGTGCACCTGCGCACGGCGCAGGGCGACGCGGACGCGACGCTGGAGAAGGTGCGCACCCTGCAGTTCCCCGGCGGCGACGGCGGACGCCTGGCGGTCGTGCCGTCGACCGGCGGGCTGACCTCCCTCGGCACCACGCACACCCAGCTGACCTGGACGGACGACCCGGGCGCCGGCGCGTACTACTACGTGCGGGTGTATCAGATCGACGGCGAGATGGCCTGGTCGTCGCCCGTCTGGGTGGACGCCGACTAA
- a CDS encoding glycine betaine ABC transporter substrate-binding protein translates to MTRKLLAGALALALSVALAACGDSGDQTAFGGNTSGDKAVKLVQQPWEDLIVENQIVSDILTKLGYSPSTQEVAVPLGAQALSTGKADAYLGNWWPSQESVYGKLIDNGSVEVTGTLLTGTEYAPGIPGDQAARLKVTSLADLDKHGDEFKHEILGIEPGTPGNQAILDAIKKDAYGLGDWKLVQSSTEAMLAEVTRRVAKNQPVVFLAWKPHWMVVKWKVTFLADPQKVWPGAGQIRVLTRKGLKNDDPNLAKFLSQLQVDATTASEWIDAYDNEKKSAKDIASAWVSANQDTVKTWLAGVKTVDGKDGVAAVTG, encoded by the coding sequence ATGACCCGAAAGCTCCTCGCCGGCGCCCTGGCGCTCGCGCTGTCGGTGGCGCTCGCCGCCTGCGGCGACTCCGGAGACCAGACCGCGTTCGGCGGGAACACGAGCGGTGACAAGGCCGTCAAGCTCGTCCAGCAGCCCTGGGAAGACCTCATCGTCGAGAACCAGATCGTCAGCGACATCCTGACGAAGCTGGGCTACTCGCCGTCGACCCAGGAGGTGGCGGTGCCGCTCGGCGCGCAGGCCCTCTCCACCGGCAAGGCCGACGCCTACCTGGGCAACTGGTGGCCGTCGCAGGAGTCGGTCTACGGGAAGCTGATCGACAACGGCTCGGTCGAGGTCACCGGCACGCTGCTGACCGGCACCGAGTACGCGCCGGGCATCCCCGGCGACCAGGCCGCCCGCCTGAAAGTCACCTCCCTGGCCGACCTCGATAAGCACGGTGACGAGTTCAAGCACGAGATCCTCGGCATCGAACCCGGCACACCCGGCAACCAGGCCATCCTCGACGCGATCAAGAAGGACGCCTACGGGTTGGGCGACTGGAAACTCGTGCAGAGCAGCACCGAGGCGATGCTGGCCGAGGTGACCCGCCGGGTCGCGAAGAACCAGCCGGTCGTGTTCCTGGCCTGGAAGCCGCACTGGATGGTCGTGAAGTGGAAGGTCACGTTCCTGGCCGACCCGCAGAAGGTGTGGCCGGGCGCCGGGCAGATCCGGGTGCTCACCCGCAAGGGCCTCAAGAACGACGACCCGAACCTGGCGAAGTTCCTGTCGCAGCTCCAGGTGGACGCCACCACCGCGTCGGAGTGGATCGACGCCTACGACAACGAGAAGAAGTCCGCGAAGGACATCGCGTCGGCCTGGGTCTCGGCCAACCAGGACACGGTGAAGACCTGGCTGGCCGGCGTGAAGACCGTCGACGGCAAGGACGGCGTCGCCGCGGTGACCGGCTGA
- a CDS encoding quaternary amine ABC transporter ATP-binding protein, protein MALIEGSGLTKVYGLPDRRATALAADPSAVAAAGGTLAADHVDLDVDEGELFVLMGLSGSGKSTLLRMINRLVEPTAGTLRIDGADVTAMSEPDLRTLRNQRVSMVFQHFALFPHRTVRQNAAYGLEVRGEPARERLARADEALERVGLGDRGDASPGALSGGQRQRVGLARALATDADILLMDEPFSALDPLIRRDMQDLLLDLQSERPRTIVFVTHDLNEAMRIGRRIMVLRDGRVQQCGTGPQILAAPANPYVEEFVADVDRSRVLTASAVMRPAPDDLGEYHAVPPEAPVLEFLHLAGHPTVPVAVVADGELLGVVPPDSLLTALGGNRA, encoded by the coding sequence ATGGCGCTCATCGAGGGGTCCGGCCTGACAAAGGTCTACGGTCTCCCGGACCGGCGCGCGACCGCGCTTGCCGCCGACCCGTCCGCGGTCGCCGCGGCCGGCGGCACGCTTGCCGCCGATCACGTCGATCTGGACGTCGACGAGGGCGAGCTGTTCGTGCTGATGGGGCTGTCCGGGTCGGGGAAGTCGACGCTGCTGCGGATGATCAACCGGCTGGTGGAGCCGACCGCCGGAACGCTGCGTATCGACGGCGCCGACGTCACCGCGATGAGCGAGCCCGACCTGCGGACGCTGCGCAACCAGCGGGTGAGCATGGTGTTCCAGCACTTCGCGCTGTTCCCGCACCGGACCGTGCGCCAGAACGCGGCCTACGGGCTGGAGGTCCGCGGGGAGCCGGCCCGCGAACGGCTCGCCCGGGCCGACGAGGCGCTGGAGCGGGTCGGGCTCGGCGACCGCGGCGACGCGTCGCCGGGCGCGCTGTCGGGCGGGCAGCGGCAGCGCGTCGGGCTGGCCCGGGCGCTGGCCACCGACGCCGACATCCTGCTGATGGACGAGCCGTTCAGCGCGCTCGACCCGCTGATCCGCCGGGACATGCAGGACCTGCTGCTCGACCTGCAGTCGGAGCGGCCGCGGACGATCGTCTTCGTCACCCACGACCTGAACGAGGCGATGCGGATCGGCCGCCGGATCATGGTGCTGCGCGACGGGCGGGTGCAGCAGTGCGGCACCGGTCCGCAGATCCTGGCCGCCCCGGCCAACCCCTACGTCGAGGAGTTCGTCGCCGACGTCGACCGGTCGCGGGTGCTCACCGCGTCGGCGGTGATGCGCCCGGCGCCGGACGACCTGGGGGAGTACCACGCGGTGCCGCCGGAGGCGCCGGTGCTGGAGTTCCTGCACCTGGCCGGGCACCCGACGGTGCCGGTCGCCGTCGTGGCCGACGGGGAGCTGCTGGGCGTCGTGCCGCCGGACTCGCTGTTGACCGCGTTGGGGGGTAATCGTGCCTAG
- a CDS encoding ABC transporter permease — translation MPRIPVGSWVDSLISFLLDHLGGVFDGVSSLVTSLINGVYWVLHTPPYGVVIAVFAVLAWVATRRWQLVVFTVPAFLLIVSMELWTAAMQTLTVVVLAAGAAVLIGVPVGVAAARSPRLSGVVRPVLDFMQTLPVFVYLIPSVFFFGIGVVPGTVSTTVFAIPPAVRLTELGIRQVDPEIVEAAQAFGSRPAQVLRQVQLPLALPSIMAGVNQVIMLALSMVVIAGMVGAGGLGEVVVRGVTQLDIGAGFEGGLSVVILAIFLDRVTGGFGSGSFRRLRFRRRAPDAVAAPVPALAQR, via the coding sequence GTGCCTAGGATCCCGGTCGGTTCGTGGGTCGACTCGTTGATCTCCTTTCTGCTCGATCACCTCGGCGGGGTGTTCGACGGGGTCTCCTCGCTGGTGACGTCGCTGATCAACGGCGTCTACTGGGTGTTGCACACGCCCCCGTACGGGGTGGTGATCGCGGTGTTCGCGGTGCTGGCCTGGGTGGCGACCCGGCGCTGGCAGCTCGTCGTGTTCACGGTCCCGGCGTTCCTGCTGATCGTCTCGATGGAGCTGTGGACCGCAGCGATGCAGACGCTGACCGTCGTCGTGCTGGCGGCCGGGGCGGCCGTGCTGATCGGGGTGCCGGTCGGGGTGGCGGCGGCGCGGAGCCCACGGTTGTCCGGTGTGGTCCGGCCGGTCCTCGACTTCATGCAGACGCTGCCGGTGTTCGTGTATCTGATCCCGTCGGTGTTCTTCTTCGGGATCGGGGTCGTGCCCGGCACCGTGTCGACGACCGTGTTCGCGATCCCGCCCGCGGTGCGGCTGACCGAGCTGGGGATCCGTCAGGTGGATCCGGAGATCGTCGAGGCCGCGCAGGCGTTCGGGTCGCGTCCGGCGCAGGTGCTGCGCCAGGTGCAGTTGCCGCTGGCGTTGCCGTCGATCATGGCCGGGGTCAACCAGGTGATCATGCTGGCGCTGTCGATGGTGGTGATCGCGGGCATGGTCGGGGCCGGGGGGTTGGGGGAGGTCGTGGTGCGGGGGGTGACCCAGCTGGACATCGGGGCCGGGTTCGAGGGCGGGCTGTCGGTCGTGATCCTGGCGATCTTCCTGGACCGGGTGACGGGCGGGTTCGGGTCGGGCTCGTTCCGGCGGTTGCGCTTCCGCCGCCGGGCGCCCGACGCGGTCGCCGCGCCGGTGCCGGCGCTCGCTCAGCGGTAG
- a CDS encoding TetR/AcrR family transcriptional regulator: protein MAVQQGVYRGVSAADRVADRRARLLTAGLSVWADPGTRTTMTAVCAAAGLSERYFYESFAGLDALLEAVMDGVAAEIEETSRAAAEAAGDDPVARVRAGVRAFVDLLLEDPRKGRVAIVESVAVPKLRRRRTELLRYLAHQSAVESRALLGGAEQTRNHDEIGGLLFIGGMAELVTAWLDGAVEATPAEITDAASRALLSLYR from the coding sequence ATGGCGGTGCAGCAGGGGGTCTACCGGGGCGTCAGCGCCGCCGACCGGGTGGCCGACCGCCGGGCTCGCCTCCTGACCGCCGGCCTGTCGGTCTGGGCCGACCCGGGCACCCGCACGACGATGACCGCGGTCTGCGCCGCGGCCGGCCTCTCCGAGCGGTACTTCTACGAGAGCTTCGCCGGCCTGGACGCACTGCTCGAGGCCGTGATGGACGGGGTCGCGGCCGAGATCGAGGAGACCAGCCGGGCCGCCGCCGAGGCCGCGGGCGACGACCCGGTCGCGCGGGTCCGGGCCGGCGTGCGGGCGTTCGTCGATTTGCTGCTCGAGGATCCGCGCAAGGGGCGTGTCGCGATCGTCGAGTCGGTCGCGGTGCCGAAGCTGCGCCGGCGGCGCACCGAGCTGCTGCGCTACCTGGCCCACCAGTCGGCGGTCGAGTCCCGGGCCCTGCTCGGCGGAGCCGAGCAGACCCGGAACCACGACGAGATCGGCGGCCTGCTGTTCATCGGCGGGATGGCGGAACTGGTGACCGCCTGGCTCGACGGCGCCGTCGAGGCGACCCCCGCCGAGATCACCGACGCCGCCTCCCGAGCCCTCCTGAGCCTCTACCGCTGA
- a CDS encoding cytochrome P450: MTAVPRPLPDLRRDDRGLPWVGRLFDYARDPVGLFRHHWEHYGPVAPWYTLGTTSVMLLGPDACGEALQNRDKAFANGPAWSQLVGPFFHRGLMLLDFDEHHGHRRIMQEAFTRPRLESYTRRLHPAIEEGMAGWATDGAFPSYWRLKQLTLDIAADLFMGGAQDTSVEEMDRVNRAFIACVQAAGGVVRADVPFTRWGRAYRGRKVLEAFLRHYLPAKRSRPSDDIFSVLCHIETDEGDRFTDDDVVNHMIFLMMAAHDTSTITTSTILQYLGQYPQWQERCRAEALALGPEPSTAELEGLTSLDLVMREALRLRAPVPVLVRHTVKETVVQGVRIPAGTNAALGLQFTHLMDEYWTAPETFDPERFSPERREDRSHRFAWEPFGGGVHKCIGLYFAGLEVKAIMHRLLRGYRWTVDPAYVPPLDNHSLPFPKDGLPISLVASAGR; the protein is encoded by the coding sequence ATGACGGCCGTACCGCGTCCCCTTCCCGACCTGCGTAGAGACGACCGGGGCCTGCCCTGGGTCGGGCGCCTCTTCGACTACGCCCGAGACCCGGTCGGGCTGTTCCGCCACCATTGGGAGCACTACGGCCCGGTCGCCCCCTGGTACACGCTCGGCACGACCTCGGTGATGCTCCTCGGTCCGGACGCCTGCGGCGAGGCCCTGCAGAACCGCGACAAGGCGTTTGCCAACGGGCCGGCCTGGTCCCAGCTGGTCGGCCCGTTCTTCCACCGTGGACTGATGCTGCTCGATTTCGACGAGCACCACGGCCACCGCCGGATCATGCAGGAGGCGTTCACCCGTCCCCGGCTGGAGAGCTACACCCGGCGCCTGCACCCGGCGATCGAGGAGGGCATGGCCGGCTGGGCGACCGACGGGGCGTTCCCGTCGTACTGGCGCCTCAAGCAGCTGACGCTCGACATCGCCGCGGACCTGTTCATGGGCGGCGCCCAGGACACCAGCGTCGAGGAGATGGACCGGGTCAACCGTGCGTTCATCGCCTGCGTCCAGGCCGCCGGGGGAGTGGTCCGGGCCGACGTGCCGTTCACCCGCTGGGGCCGGGCCTACCGCGGCCGCAAGGTGCTCGAGGCGTTCCTCCGCCACTACCTGCCGGCCAAGCGCTCCCGGCCCTCGGACGACATCTTCTCGGTGCTCTGCCACATCGAGACCGACGAGGGCGATCGCTTCACCGACGACGACGTCGTCAACCACATGATCTTCCTGATGATGGCCGCGCACGACACGTCGACGATCACGACGTCGACGATCCTGCAGTACCTCGGGCAGTACCCGCAGTGGCAGGAGCGCTGCCGGGCGGAGGCCCTCGCGCTCGGCCCCGAGCCGTCGACCGCGGAGCTCGAGGGCCTGACCAGCCTCGACCTGGTGATGCGGGAGGCGTTGCGGCTGCGCGCGCCGGTGCCGGTGCTGGTCCGGCACACGGTCAAGGAGACGGTCGTGCAGGGCGTGCGGATCCCGGCCGGGACCAACGCCGCTCTCGGGCTGCAGTTCACCCACCTGATGGACGAGTACTGGACCGCCCCGGAGACGTTCGACCCGGAGCGTTTCTCGCCCGAGCGCCGGGAGGACCGCTCGCACCGGTTCGCCTGGGAGCCGTTCGGTGGTGGGGTGCACAAGTGCATCGGGCTGTACTTCGCCGGCCTCGAGGTGAAGGCGATCATGCACCGGCTGCTGCGCGGGTACCGGTGGACGGTGGATCCGGCCTACGTCCCGCCGCTCGACAACCACTCGCTCCCGTTCCCGAAGGACGGTCTGCCGATCTCGCTGGTGGCTAGCGCAGGCCGGTGA